The Candidatus Krumholzibacteriia bacterium DNA segment GAGCGACGACACCTGGTCGACGTGGATGGCCCCGCCCTCGACGGGCTGAGATGACGCCGGTGGCGCAAGTGGAAGTGCGTGTGGACACGCGCTTCCGCGGCGGAAGTCGGAATCCTGGAAATCTTCCGTCCACACTTCCGCACCGGAAGCGACCGGTAGGGTGACACCTGGCGAAGTTCCGCGCTGGAAGCCAGACGCGCTTCCGCGGTGGAAGTCGAGATCCCGGAAGTCTTCCATCCACACTTCCGCACCGGAAGCGGCCGGTCAGGTGACAGTTGGGGAAGTTCCACCCCGGAAGCGGATCCGCTCTCCCGCCTGGCCGGCCCCCTGGCAAGCCACCCCCGCCGCCTCCTACGACGCCGAATCCGCAGCTCGAGCACCAGGCGCAGGCCTTCGTC contains these protein-coding regions:
- a CDS encoding type II toxin-antitoxin system PemK/MazF family toxin gives rise to the protein MIRRGEIWWAELGDPRGSEPGFRRRVLVVQGDAFDRSHIATVIVVAITSDLRLAEAPGNVRLQCRDRRLPRDSVANVSQVLTLDRRHLSTRVARLPKRIVRSVDEGLRLVLELRIRRRRRRRGWLARGPARRESGSASGVELPQLSPDRPLPVRKCGWKTSGISTSTAEARLASSAELRQVSPYRSLPVRKCGRKISRIPTSAAEARVHTHFHLRHRRHLSPSRAGPSTSTRCRRS